A stretch of the Cheilinus undulatus linkage group 11, ASM1832078v1, whole genome shotgun sequence genome encodes the following:
- the flna gene encoding filamin-A isoform X1 codes for MSGSHPRLHQSAAPAPNALSADKDAEMPATEKDLAEDAPWKKIQQNTFTRWCNEHLKCVNKRIGNLQTDLSDGLRLIGLLEVLSQKKMLRKYNQRPTFRQMQLENVSVALEFLDRENIKLVSIDSKAIVDGNLKLILGLIWTLILHYSISMPMWDEEEEADDGKQKTPKQRLLGWIQNKLPELPITNFNKDWRTGRALGALVDSCAPGLCPDWDQWDQTKPVDNAREAMQQADDWLGIPQVITPEEIVDPNVDEHSVMTYLSQFPKAKLKPGAPLRPKLNPKKARAYGQGVEPVGNVVMKKAPFTVETISAGMGEVLVYVEDPAGHREEAKVTANNDKNRTYSVFYIPKVTGMHKVTVLFAGQHISKSPFEVEIGMAQGDSSKATAQGPGIEPSGNIANKSTYFDVYTAGAGVGEVEVVIMDPAGKKNTVTCTIEDKGNSSYRCTYKPTTEGQHIIYVTFAGGQISKSPFTVNVGEACNPSLCKAKGRGLQPKGLRVKETADFKVYTKGAGTGELKVTIKGPKGLEEPCKRKDLGDGVYGFEYYPTTPGTYSITITWGGQHIPRSPIEVKIGAEAGQQKVRAWGPGLEGGVVGKSADFVVEAVGDNVGTLGFSVEGPSQAKIECDDKGDGSCDVRYWPTEPGEYAVHVLCNNEDIQHSPFMAEIVNPPSKDFYPDKVKAFGPGLQSSGLAVGKPTEFTVDAKQGGKAPLKILAQDGEGSPVDVQVKDNGNGTYACTYTPRKPVKHTAMVSWGGVNIPDSPFRMNIGAGCHPNKVKVSGPGVAKTGLKAFEPTYFTVDCAEAGQGDISIGIKCAPGVVGPAEADIDFDIIRNDNDTFTVKYTPPGAGSYTIMVLFADQAIPMTPIRIKVDPSHDASKVKAEGPGLSRSGVELNKPTHFTVNTKGAGKANLDCNFSGPTKGEVVKDFEVVNNHDNTHTVKYTPVQQGPLGVAVTYGGDHIPKSPFNVAVAPTVDLSKINVSGLGDKMTVGRDQEVTVKSKGAGGQGKVAAKVTGPSGKPISSKVEPGLSPETSQVKFIPRETGPYQVELTYDGVPIPGSPFTPTAYPASDPSKVRCSGPGLERAKVGEKGEFIVDCTNAGPADLTIEIISDSGTEAEVHIQDNGDGTYTITYIPLYPGSYTLTIRYGGQDVPNFPARLNVEPAVDASGVRVFGPGVEGKGVFREATTDFTVDARALTQAGGDHIKTLISNPSGSRTDALITDLGDGTYNVEYTPYEEGPHSVEVCYDGSPVPKSPFRVAVTEGCDPARVRVHGPGLKGGITNKPNKFTVETRGAGTGGLGLAMEGPSEAKMSCTDNKDGSCSVEYVPYEPGKYNLNITYGGQPIKGSPFSVPVSDTVDSTKVKCQGPGLSNNVRANIPQAFTVDASKAGVAPLQVRVQGPKGVVEPVEVVDNGDQTHTVNYVPTREGPYSINVLYADEEIPRSPYKVKVLPTHDASKVRASGPGLNTTGVPASLPVEFTIDAKDAGEGLLAVQITDPEGKPKKANIRDNHDGTYLVSYVPDMTGRYTILIKYGGDEIPYSPYRIRALPTGDASKCTVTVSIGGHGLGAGVGPTIQIGEQTVITVDAKAAGKGKVTCSVCTPEGAELDVDVVENEDGTFDIFYTAPQPGEYVICVRFGGEHIPNSPFQVTALEGAPSEQLMQRNQMPQYYAQQPWATDRPMGMNGLDVAGLRPFDLVIPFTIQKGEITGEVRMPSGNVAKPDITDNKDGTVTVKYAPTEAGLHEMDIKYDGIHIPGSPLQFFVDYMNSGNVSAYGPGLIHGTVNKPAVFTVNTKDAGEGGLSLAIEGPSKADISCVDNQDGTCTVSYLPVLPGDYSILVKYNDKHIPGSPFSARITGDDSMRMSHLKVGSAADIPLDIGELDLSQLTASLTTPSGREEPCLLKMLRNGHVGISFVPKEIGEHLVNIKKNGRHIPSSPISVMINQSEIGDASRVRVSGQGLSEARTFEPAEFIIDTRDAGYGGLSLSIEGPSKVDINTEDQEDGTCKVTYCPTEPGNYIINIKFADQHVPGSAFTVKVTGEGRMKESITRKRRAASVANVGSQCDLSLKIPEISIADMTAQVTSPSGQIHKADIMEGENNTYCIRFVPTETGVHTVCVKYNGMHVPGSPFQFTVGPLGEGGAHKVRAGGPGLERAEAGVPAEFSIWTREAGAGGLSIAVEGPSKAEIAFEDRKDGSSGVSYVVQEPGDYEVSIRFNDEHIPDSPFIVPVASPSDDARRLTVASLQESGLKVNHPASFAVSLNGAKGVIDAKVHSPSGALEECCVTEIDQDKYAVRFIPRENGLYLIDVKFNGSHIPGSPFKLRVGETGQAGDPGMVSAYGPGLEGGNTGTACEFVVNTSNAGPGALAVTIDGPSKVKMDCVECPEGYRVTYTPMAPGNYLISIKYGGPYHIVASPFKARITGSKLVASHSMHETSSVMVDPVTRAISCSQHGAPVQSDASKVVAKGLGLTKGFIGQKNSFSVDCSKAGRNMLLVGVDGPKVPCEEILVKHLGNRLYNVSYQLKEKGEYILVVKWGDEHIPGSPYHIVV; via the exons ACTCTAAAGCCATCGTGGATGGGAACCTGAAACTGATCCTGGGTCTGATCTGGACCCTGATCCTGCACTACTCCATCTCCATGCCCATGtgggatgaggaggaggaggcagatgACGGCAAACAGAAGACGCCGAAGCAAAGGCTGCTGGGATGGATCCAGAACAAGCTGCCTGAGCTCCCCATCACCAACTTCAACAAGGACTGGCGAACGGGCCGGGCTCTGGGAGCGCTGGTGGACAGCTGCGCTCCAG gTCTGTGTCCGGACTGGGACCAGTGGGATCAGACCAAACCAGTGGACAACGCCAGAGAGGCCATGCAGCAGGCAGACGACTGGCTCGGCATCCCGCAG GTTATCACCCCCGAGGAGATCGTTGACCCCAATGTGGACGAACACTCCGTCATGACCTACCTGTCCCAGTTCCCCAAAGCCAAGCTGAAGCCTGGAGCCCCCCTTCGGCCCAAACTCAACCCCAAAAAGGCCCGCGCCTACGGCCAAG GTGTGGAGCCCGTGGGTAATGTGGTGATGAAGAAGGCCCCGTTCACCGTGGAGACCATCAGCGCCGGGATGGGAGAGGTTCTGGTTTATGTGGAGGATCCAGCAGGACACAGAGAGGAG GCTAAAGTGACGGCAAACAACGACAAGAACAGAACCTACTCAGTTTTCTACATCCCTAAAGTCACAGGCATGCACAAG GTCACGGTGCTGTTTGCAGGTCAGCATATCTCAAAGAGCCCGTTCGAGGTTGAGATCGGCATGGCTCAGGGAGACTCCAGCAAAGCCACGGCTCAGGGGCCGGGAATTGAGCCATCAGGAAACATCGCCAACAAATCCACCTACTTCGACGTCTACACAGCAG GTGCCGGCGTTGGCGAGGTGGAGGTGGTGATCATGGACCCTGCAGGTAAGAAGAACACGGTGACCTGCACCATCGAGGACAAAGGGAACAGCAGTTACCGCTGCACCTACAAACCCACCACAGAGGGGCAGCACATCATCTACGTCACCTTCGCTGGGGGGCAGATCAGCAAGAGCCCATTTACCGTCAACGTGGGGGAGG CCTGTAACCCCAGCCTGTGCAAAGCCAAGGGCCGCGGTCTGCAGCCGAAGGGCCTAAGGGTGAAGGAGACGGCAGACTTCAAAGTTTACACCAAAGGAGCCGGGACAGGAGAGCTCAAAGTGACCATCAAAGGGCCCA AGGGTCTGGAGGAGCCGTGTAAGAGGAAAGACCTGGGAGACGGCGTTTATGGGTTTGAGTACTATCCCACCACACCAGGGACCTACAGCATTACCATCACCTGGGGAGGGCAGCACATTCCCCGCAG CCCCATTGAGGTGAAGATCGGCGCCgaggcaggtcagcagaaggTGAGGGCCTGGGGCCCAGGTCTGGAGGGCGGAGTCGTCGGTAAATCAGCTGACTTTGTGGTGGAGGCTGTTGGCGACAACGTTGGTACGCTGG GATTCTCTGTTGAAGGTCCGTCTCAGGCCAAGATCGAATGTGACGACAAAGGCGACGGATCATGTGACGTGCGTTACTGGCCCACAGAGCCCGGGGAGTACGCAGTCCACGTCCTCTGCAACAACGAGGACATCCAGCACTCGCCCTTCATGGCCGAGATCGTCAACCCGCCAAGTAAAGACTTCTACCCCGACAAG GTGAAGGCGTTCGGCCCCGGCCTGCAGAGCAGCGGTCTGGCTGTGGGAAAACCCACAGAGTTCACTGTAGATGCCAAACAGGGAGGGAAAGCTCCACTGAAGATCCTGGCCCAG GACGGCGAAGGTTCCCCCGTGGACGTTCAGGTTAAAGATAACGGAAACGGCACCTACGCCTGCACCTACACGCCCCGCAAACCTGTCAAGCACACCGCCATGGTGTCCTGGGGCGGAGTCAACATCCCTGACAGCCCGTTCAGA ATGAACATTGGAGCCGGCTGCCATCCTAACAAGGTGAAGGTGTCCGGACCCGGGGTGGCCAAGACCGGACTGAAGGCCTTTGAGCCCACCTACTTCACAGTGGACTGTGCAGAGGCAGGCCAAG GTGACATCAGTATTGGAATCAAGTGCGCCCCTGGCGTGGTGGGACCAGCCGAGGCTGACATCGACTTTGACATCATCAGGAATGACAACGACACGTTTACGGTCAAATACACGCCGCCTGGAGCCGGCAGCTACACCATCATGGTTCTGTTCGCCGACCAG gCCATTCCAATGACACCCATCAGGATTAAAGTGGATCCTTCTCACGACGCCAGCAAAGTCAAAGCAGAAGGACCGGGACTGAGCCGCAGCG GAGTGGAgctgaacaaacccacccactTCACAGTCAACACTAAAGGAGCGGGAAAAGCCAACCTGGACTGTAACTTCAGCGGGCCGACCAAAGGGGAGGTGGTCAAAGACTTCGAGGTCGTCAACAACCACGACAACACGCACACCGTCAAATACACACCTGTGCAGCAG GGTCCTCTGGGGGTCGCTGTGACCTACGGCGGGGACCACATCCCTAAGAGCCCGTTCAACGTGGCTGTGGCGCCGACAGTTGACCTCAGCAAGATCAACGTCAGCGGGCTGGGCGACA AGATGACCGTGGGCAGAGACCAGGAAGTGACCGTCAAATCAAAGGGTGCCGGCGGTCAAGGCAAAGTAGCTGCCAAGGTCACGGGACCATCAGGGAAACCCATCTCCAGTAAG GTGGAGCCGGGTCTGAGTCCAGAGACCAGCCAGGTGAAGTTCATCCCCAGAGAGACTGGGCCGTACCAGGTGGAGCTCACCTACGATGGAGTCCCGATCCCCGGATCTCCCTTCACCCCTACTGCCTACCCTGCCTCAGACCCCTCCAAG GTGCGCTGCTCCGGTCCAGGTTTGGAGCGTGCCAAAGTCGGGGAGAAGGGCGAGTTCATTGTGGACTGTACCAACGCCGGCCCAGCTGACCTGACCATCGAGATCATCTCAGACAGCGGCACGGAGGCCGAAGTCCACATCCAGGACAACGGAGACGGGACCTACACCATCACCTACATCCCCCTGTACCCCGGCTCCTACACGCTGACCATCCGCTACGGTGGCCAGGATGTACCAAACTTCCCTGCCAGGCTCAACGTGGAGCCCGCCGTCGATGCCAGCGGAGTCCGAGTTTTTGGACCAGGAGTGGAGGGCAAAG GAGTTTTCCGTGAGGCGACCACAGACTTCACCGTGGACGCTCGCGCTCTCACTCAGGCCGGAGGCGACCACATCAAAACCCTCATCAGCAACCCATCAGGCAGCCGCACGGACGCCCTGATCACCGACCTCGGGGACGGGACTTACAACGTGGAGTACACTCCCTACGAGGAGG gTCCTCACAGCGTGGAGGTTTGCTATGATGGCTCTCCGGTACCGAAGAGTCCGTTCCGTGTCGCCGTCACTGAAGGCTGCGACCCGGCTCGTGTTCGTGTGCATGGTCCAGGTCTGAAGGGAGGAATCACCAACAAACCCAACAAGTTCACAGTGGAAACTCG AGGAGCTGGTACCGGTGGTCTCGGTCTGGCTATGGAGGGTCCATCAGAGGCTAAAATGTCCTGCACTGATAACAAAGATGGCAGCTGCAGCGTGGAGTACGTCCCATATGAGCCTGGAAAATACAACCTGAACATCACCTACGGAGGACAGCCGATCAAAG GTAGCCCGTTCTCTGTGCCCGTCAGCGACACGGTGGACAGTACCAAGGTGAAGTGTCAGGGTCCAGGACTGAGCAACAACGTCAGAGCCAACATCCCTCAGGCCTTCACGGTGGACGCCTCCAAGGCCGGAGTCGCCCCGCTGCAGGTCCGCGTGCAAGGACCCAAAG GCGTGGTGGAGCCGGTGGAGGTGGTGGATAACGGCGACCAGACTCACACAGTGAACTACGTCCCGACCAGAGAAGGACCATACTCTATCAACGTGCTGTACGCCGATGAGGAGATCCCCCGCAG CCCCTACAAGGTGAAGGTTCTCCCCACCCACGATGCAAGCAAGGTGCGAGCCAGTGGACCCGGCCTGAACACCACCGGAGTGCCTGCCTCTCTGCCCGTTGAGTTCACCATCGATGCCAAAGACGCTGGAGAGGGCCTGCTGGCCGTGCAGATCACT GACCCAGAAGGGAAGCCGAAGAAGGCCAACATCAGAGATAACCACGATGGGACTTACCTGGTGTCCTACGTTCCCGACATGACGGGCAGGTACACCATCCTGATCAAATATGGTGGAGATGAAATCCCGTACTCGCCATACAGAATCAGAGCACTGCCAACTGGAGACGCCAGCAAGTGTACCGTCACAG TCTCAATCGGCGGGCACGGTTTAG GCGCCGGCGTCGGCCCGACCATCCAGATCGGAGAACAGACAGTCATCACCGTGGACGCTAAGGCTGCTGGGAAAGGAAAAGTGACATGCAGTGTGTGCACACCTGAGGGGGCAGAGCTCGACGTGGACGTGGTTGAGAATGAGGACGGCACATTTGATATCTTCTACACGGCGCCGCAGCCCGGCGAGTACGTCATCTGTGTCCGTTTTGGAGGAGAGCACATCCCCAACAGCCCCTTCCAGGTCACG GCCCTTGAAGGAGCTCCATCAGAACAGCTGATGCAGCGGAACCAAATGCCCCAGTACTACGCTCAGCAGCCCTGG GCGACAGATCGACCGATGGGGATGAACGGCCTGGACGTAGCGGGGCTGAGACCGTTTGACCTGGTCATCCCATTCACCATCCAGAAGGGCGAGATCACAG GTGAGGTCAGGATGCCGTCCGGTAACGTGGCCAAGCCCGACATCACAGACAACAAAGACGGCACAGTCACCGTCAAATACGCCCCGACGGAGGCCGGCCTACACGAGATGGACATCAAATACGACGGCATCCACATCCCCG GAAGTCCTCTACAGTTCTTTGTGGACTACATGAACAGCGGGAACGTCAGCGCCTACGGCCCGGGTCTCATCCATGGGACAGTCAACAAGCCGGCTGTGTTCACTGTCAACACTAAAGACGCTGGAGAGG GCGGTCTGTCTCTGGCCATCGAGGGTCCGTCTAAGGCTGACATCAGCTGTGTGGACAACCAGGACGGGACGTGCACCGTGTCCTACCTGCCCGTCCTGCCTGGAGACTACAGCATCCTGGTCAAATACAACGACAAACACATCCCCGGCAGCCCCTTCTCTGCAAGAATCACTG GTGATGACTCGATGAGGATGTCTCACCTGAAGGTGGGCTCGGCCGCAGACATCCCTCTGGACATCGGAGAGCTGGACCTGAGTCAACTGACCGCCTCCCTCACCACGCCGTCGGGCCGTGAGGAGCCGTGTCTGCTGAAGATGCTCCGTAACGGACACGTTG gcATCTCCTTCGTCCCCAAAGAGATCGGAGAACACCTGGTTAACATCAAGAAGAATGGGCGCCACATTCCCAGCAGCCCCATCTCTGTTAtgatcaaccaatcagagattGGCGACGCCAGCCGCGTGCGTGTGAGCGGGCAGGGACTTAGCGAGGCGAGGACGTTTGAGCCTGCAGAGTTCATCATCGACACGCGTGACGCAG GATACGGCGGTCTGAGTCTGTCCATCGAGGGCCCAAGTAAAGTGGACATCAACACGGAGGACCAGGAGGACGGTACCTGTAAGGTGACCTACTGCCCCACCGAACCCGGAAACTACATCATCAACATCAAGTTCGCCGACCAGCATGTTCCAG GGAGCGCGTTCACCGTGAAGGTCACAGGTGAGGGCAGGATGAAGGAGAGCATCACCAGGAAGAGGAGAGCGGCGTCGGTCGCCAACGTGGGCAGCCAGTGTGACCTCAGCCTCAAGATCCCAG AGATCAGCATCGCCGACATGACGGCTCAGGTGACGAGTCCGTCCGGTCAGATCCACAAAGCCGACATCATGGAGGGAGAGAACAACACCTACTGCATCCGCTTCGTCCCAACAGAGACCGGCGTGCACACGGTGTGTGTCAAATATAACGGCATGCACGTTCCCGGCAGCCCCTTCCAGTTCACCGTCGGCCCGCTTGGAGAGGGGGGGGCCCACAAGGTCCGAGCTGGAGGGCCGGGTCTGGAGAGAGCTGAGGCTGGAGTCCCTG CTGAATTCAGTATCTGGACCAGGGAGGCTGGAGCCGGGGGCCTCAGCATCGCTGTGGAGGGGCCGAGTAAGGCCGAGATCGCCTTTGAGGACCGCAAAGACGGCTCCAGTGGAGTGTCCTACGTCGTTCAGGAGCCGG GAGACTACGAGGTGTCGATCCGTTTCAACGACGAGCACATCCCTGACAGCCCCTTCATCGTCCCCGTGGCCTCGCCGTCAGACGACGCTCGCCGCCTCACTGTTGCCAGTCTTCAG GAGTCCGGCCTGAAGGTGAACCACCCGGCGTCCTTCGCCGTCAGCCTGAACGGAGCAAAGGGCGTGATTGATGCGAAGGTGCACAGCCCGTCAGGAGCTCTGGAGGAGTGCTGCGTGACCGAGATCGACCAAG ATAAGTACGCCGTACGGTTCATCCCCAGAGAGAACGGCCTCTACCTGATCGACGTCAAGTTCAATGGCAGTCACATCCCCGGGAGTCCCTTCAAGCTCCGCGTGGGTGAGACCGGTCAGGCCGGAGACCCCGGGATGGTGTCGGCGTACGGACCGGGACTGGAGGGAGGAAACACAG GCACAGCCTGTGAGTTTGTGGTGAACACGAGTAATGCCGGCCCCGGAGCGCTCGCCGTGACCATCGACGGGCCCTCGAAGGTGAAGATGGACTGTGTGGAGTGTCCTGAGGGGTACAGGGTCACGTACACCCCCATGGCTCCTGGAAACTATCTCATTTCCATCAAATATGGCGGTCCTTATCACATTGTGGCGAGCCCCTTCAAGGCCAGAATCACCG gCTCTAAGCTGGTGGCGAGCCACAGTATGCACGAAACCTCTTCGGTCATGGTCGACCCCGTGACCCGCGCCATCAGCTGTTCTCAGCACGGAGCTCCTGTCCAATCAGACGCCAGCAAGGTGGTGGCGAAGGGCCTGGGTCTGACAAAGGGCTTCATCGGTCAGAAGAACAGCTTCAGCGTCGACTGCAGCAAAGCAG GTCGTAACATGCTGCTGGTCGGGGTGGACGGGCCTAAAGTCCCGTGTGAGGAGATCCTGGTCAAACATCTGGGGAACCGCCTCTACAACGTGAGCTACCAGCTGAAGGAGAAGGGAGAGTACATCCTGGTGGTGAAGTGGGGCGACGAGCACATCCCCGGCAGCCCCTACCACATCGTCGTCTGA